A genomic region of Cannabis sativa cultivar Pink pepper isolate KNU-18-1 chromosome 1, ASM2916894v1, whole genome shotgun sequence contains the following coding sequences:
- the LOC115708315 gene encoding thioredoxin-like protein CITRX, chloroplastic isoform X2, whose protein sequence is MALLHPHFAFQTFSPLPKIPSFTTPKPISSFPLSAIKTHHQSSLFSSNVQTPFSLSTLPRKLLCKPPQGKHVREDYLVKKLSAQEIQDLVKGERNVPLIIDFYATWCGPCILMAQELEMLAVEYESNAMIVKVDTDYEYEFARDMQVRGLPTLYFISPDPKKDAIRTEGLIPIQMMRDIIDNEM, encoded by the exons ATGGCTCTTCTTCACCCACACTTTGCTTTTCAAACCTTCTCACCCTTACCAAAAATCCCTTCTTTCACAACTCCAAAACCCATCTCTTCTTTTCCACTGTCAGCCATAAAAACCCATCACCAAAGCTCGCTCTTTTCCTCCAATGTCCAAACACCCTTTTCTCTCTCAACACTTCCCAGAAAGCTTCTTTGTAAACCCCCTCAAGGAAAACATGTCAGAGAAGACTATCTCGTG AAGAAGTTGTCTGCTCAGGAGATTCAGGACCTGGTAAAGGGAGAAAGAAATGTGCCCCTCATAATAGATTTTTATGCTACATGGTGTGGACCTTGTATTCTGATGGCTCAAGAACTAGAGATG CTTGCAGTGGAGTATGAAAGCAATGCAATGATTGTAAAAGTCGATACAgattatgaatatgaattcgCTCGTGACATGCAG GTGCGAGGATTGCCTACATTATACTTCATTAGCCCTGACCCGAAAAAAGATGCAATCCGGACTGAAGGGCTCATTCCAATACAGATGATGCGGGACATCATTGATAACGAGATGTGA
- the LOC115708315 gene encoding thioredoxin-like protein CITRX, chloroplastic isoform X1 has product MALLHPHFAFQTFSPLPKIPSFTTPKPISSFPLSAIKTHHQSSLFSSNVQTPFSLSTLPRKLLCKPPQGKHVREDYLVKKLSAQEIQDLVKGERNVPLIIDFYATWCGPCILMAQELEMLAVEYESNAMIVKVDTDYEYEFARDMQVESFTHLCSNCICYFLKFFNCRDEAMKKFVVFSIMAGARIAYIILH; this is encoded by the exons ATGGCTCTTCTTCACCCACACTTTGCTTTTCAAACCTTCTCACCCTTACCAAAAATCCCTTCTTTCACAACTCCAAAACCCATCTCTTCTTTTCCACTGTCAGCCATAAAAACCCATCACCAAAGCTCGCTCTTTTCCTCCAATGTCCAAACACCCTTTTCTCTCTCAACACTTCCCAGAAAGCTTCTTTGTAAACCCCCTCAAGGAAAACATGTCAGAGAAGACTATCTCGTG AAGAAGTTGTCTGCTCAGGAGATTCAGGACCTGGTAAAGGGAGAAAGAAATGTGCCCCTCATAATAGATTTTTATGCTACATGGTGTGGACCTTGTATTCTGATGGCTCAAGAACTAGAGATG CTTGCAGTGGAGTATGAAAGCAATGCAATGATTGTAAAAGTCGATACAgattatgaatatgaattcgCTCGTGACATGCAGGTAGAATCATTTACTCATCTTTGTTCTAATTGCATATGTTACTTTCTTAAGTTCTTTAACTGCAGAGATGAAGCCATGAAAAAGTTTGTCGTATTTTCCATCATGGCAGGTGCGAGGATTGCCTACATTATACTTCATTAG